From the Carya illinoinensis cultivar Pawnee chromosome 4, C.illinoinensisPawnee_v1, whole genome shotgun sequence genome, one window contains:
- the LOC122306708 gene encoding probable terpene synthase 9 isoform X2 codes for MFPTMIVPKLHGLQAKPRRSAHYHPSIWDPNLIQSLSTPYTYDEFHSTRLEGLKQNAKCLLTSNNKDPCVLLKLIDTVQRLGVAYHFGKEIEVALNLCYPDHTTNLLQTALHFRIAREHGFPISSDVFEKFRSRDGKFIQDGLSREMEGILALYEASHLGMHGENILEEVKDISTKSLKSLMGKFDSDFAKQVKESLERPLRWRMPRVEARNFIDVYQKDTAKSLTLLELAILDYNLVQSVYQQEVKELARWWRELGFKEKLPFSRDRLMENFLWAMGIVSEPQFSKCRIGLTKFVCILTAIDDIYDVYGSMDELECFTNAVNRWEMKAMENLPEYMKICYVAMLNFANEVVFDVLKSHGLDIFPYIKEAWANLCGSYLVEAQWFSCGYTPTLDAYLENAWISVGGPAAIVHAYVLLGCSTLTKESLDCLQHGSGRLIYWSSLITRLSDDLGTSEAESKRGDVAKSIHCYMVQESVSREEAQNHIKSLISYSWKKLNGECAKNSLPKSIVKMSLNMARTSLFIFQRGDGIGTSTGSMKDHLTSLIVKPIPIEC; via the exons ATGTTTCCCACCATGATCGTCCCAAAGCTCCATGGATTACAAGCCAAACCACGGAGATCAGCTCATTACCATCCTAGCATTTGGGATCCGAACCTCATTCAGTCCTTGAGTACTCCCTACACT TATGACGAGTTCCACTCGACCCGATTGGAGGGGTTGAAACAAAATGCTAAGTGCTTGCTTACATCCAATAATAAAGACCCCTGTGTCCTGCTAAAGCTTATTGACACGGTGCAGCGGTTAGGAGTGGCTTACCACTTTGGAAAGGAGATAGAAGTAGCTCTCAATCTTTGTTACCCAGATCACACTACCAATCTGCTCCAGACTGCTTTGCACTTTCGAATTGCAAGAGAACACGGTTTTCCAATTAGCTCAG ACgtgtttgaaaaatttagaaGCAGAGATGGAAAATTTATACAGGACGGTTTAAGCAGGGAGATGGAGGGAATTTTGGCTTTATATGAAGCCTCTCACTTGGGAATGCatggagaaaatattttggAAGAGGTTAAGGATATTAGTACTAAAAGCCTGAAATCATTAATGGGAAAATTTGATAGTGATTTTGCTAAGCAAGTGAAAGAGTCACTGGAAAGACCCCTACGTTGGAGGATGCCAAGAGTTGAAGCTCGTAACTTCATTGATGTGTATCAGAAGGATACTGCAAAGAGCTTGACTTTGCTTGAGCTGGCTATTTTGGATTACAACTTAGTGCAATCTGTATATCAGCAAGAAGTTAAGGAGTTAGCAAG GTGGTGGAGAGAGTTGGGTTTCAAAGAGAAGCTACCTTTTTCAAGGGACAGGTTGATGGAGAATTTTTTGTGGGCAATGGGGATTGTTTCTGAGCCACAGTTCTCAAAGTGCAGGATAGGCCTCACCAAATTTGTATGCATACTAACAGCTATAGATGACATTTATGACGTATATGGATCCATGGATGAGCTTGAATGCTTTACCAATGCTGTAAATCG CTGGGAAATGAAGGCAATGGAGAACCTTCCCGAGTACATGAAGATTTGCTATGTTGCCATGCTTAACTTTGCTAATGAAGTCGTCTTTGATGTTCTCAAAAGCCATGGCTTGGATATTTTTCCCTACATTAAAGAAGCG TGGGCAAATCTTTGTGGATCATATTTAGTAGAAGCTCAGTGGTTTTCCTGTGGATACACTCCAACTTTGGACGCGTACTTAGAAAATGCATGGATTTCTGTTGGTGGTCCTGCAGCCATTGTCCATGCCTATGTTCTGCTTGGGTGCAGTACCTTAACAAAAGAGTCACTTGATTGTCTACAGCATGGCTCTGGGCGGCTAATATATTGGTCATCTCTTATTACTCGATTAAGTGATGATTTAGGGACTTCAGAG GCTGAAAGCAAGAGAGGTGATGTGGCAAAATCCATCCACTGCTACATGGTACAGGAAAGTGTATCCAGAGAAGAAGCTCAAAATCACATAAAGAGCTTAATCAGCTATTCATGGAAGAAACTGAATGGGGAGTGTGCCAAAAACTCCCTGCCAAAATCGATCGTGAAGATGTCATTGAACATGGCGCGCACTTCTCTATTCATCTTCCAACGTGGTGATGGTATTGGCACATCGACGGGGTCTATGAAAGATCATTTAACCTCACTAATTGTCAAACCTATCCCTATTGAATGTTGA
- the LOC122306708 gene encoding probable terpene synthase 9 isoform X1, producing the protein MAETMFFSLSSSCCVTLNCQRHVVLPQNRRRSRRSSQGLPMFPTMIVPKLHGLQAKPRRSAHYHPSIWDPNLIQSLSTPYTYDEFHSTRLEGLKQNAKCLLTSNNKDPCVLLKLIDTVQRLGVAYHFGKEIEVALNLCYPDHTTNLLQTALHFRIAREHGFPISSDVFEKFRSRDGKFIQDGLSREMEGILALYEASHLGMHGENILEEVKDISTKSLKSLMGKFDSDFAKQVKESLERPLRWRMPRVEARNFIDVYQKDTAKSLTLLELAILDYNLVQSVYQQEVKELARWWRELGFKEKLPFSRDRLMENFLWAMGIVSEPQFSKCRIGLTKFVCILTAIDDIYDVYGSMDELECFTNAVNRWEMKAMENLPEYMKICYVAMLNFANEVVFDVLKSHGLDIFPYIKEAWANLCGSYLVEAQWFSCGYTPTLDAYLENAWISVGGPAAIVHAYVLLGCSTLTKESLDCLQHGSGRLIYWSSLITRLSDDLGTSEAESKRGDVAKSIHCYMVQESVSREEAQNHIKSLISYSWKKLNGECAKNSLPKSIVKMSLNMARTSLFIFQRGDGIGTSTGSMKDHLTSLIVKPIPIEC; encoded by the exons ATGGCCGAGACAATGTTTTTCTCCCTCTCCAGCTCATGTTGCGTTACGCTTAACTGCCAAAGACACGTAGTTTTGCCACAGAatagaagaagatcaagaagaagCAGCCAAGGACTTCCCATGTTTCCCACCATGATCGTCCCAAAGCTCCATGGATTACAAGCCAAACCACGGAGATCAGCTCATTACCATCCTAGCATTTGGGATCCGAACCTCATTCAGTCCTTGAGTACTCCCTACACT TATGACGAGTTCCACTCGACCCGATTGGAGGGGTTGAAACAAAATGCTAAGTGCTTGCTTACATCCAATAATAAAGACCCCTGTGTCCTGCTAAAGCTTATTGACACGGTGCAGCGGTTAGGAGTGGCTTACCACTTTGGAAAGGAGATAGAAGTAGCTCTCAATCTTTGTTACCCAGATCACACTACCAATCTGCTCCAGACTGCTTTGCACTTTCGAATTGCAAGAGAACACGGTTTTCCAATTAGCTCAG ACgtgtttgaaaaatttagaaGCAGAGATGGAAAATTTATACAGGACGGTTTAAGCAGGGAGATGGAGGGAATTTTGGCTTTATATGAAGCCTCTCACTTGGGAATGCatggagaaaatattttggAAGAGGTTAAGGATATTAGTACTAAAAGCCTGAAATCATTAATGGGAAAATTTGATAGTGATTTTGCTAAGCAAGTGAAAGAGTCACTGGAAAGACCCCTACGTTGGAGGATGCCAAGAGTTGAAGCTCGTAACTTCATTGATGTGTATCAGAAGGATACTGCAAAGAGCTTGACTTTGCTTGAGCTGGCTATTTTGGATTACAACTTAGTGCAATCTGTATATCAGCAAGAAGTTAAGGAGTTAGCAAG GTGGTGGAGAGAGTTGGGTTTCAAAGAGAAGCTACCTTTTTCAAGGGACAGGTTGATGGAGAATTTTTTGTGGGCAATGGGGATTGTTTCTGAGCCACAGTTCTCAAAGTGCAGGATAGGCCTCACCAAATTTGTATGCATACTAACAGCTATAGATGACATTTATGACGTATATGGATCCATGGATGAGCTTGAATGCTTTACCAATGCTGTAAATCG CTGGGAAATGAAGGCAATGGAGAACCTTCCCGAGTACATGAAGATTTGCTATGTTGCCATGCTTAACTTTGCTAATGAAGTCGTCTTTGATGTTCTCAAAAGCCATGGCTTGGATATTTTTCCCTACATTAAAGAAGCG TGGGCAAATCTTTGTGGATCATATTTAGTAGAAGCTCAGTGGTTTTCCTGTGGATACACTCCAACTTTGGACGCGTACTTAGAAAATGCATGGATTTCTGTTGGTGGTCCTGCAGCCATTGTCCATGCCTATGTTCTGCTTGGGTGCAGTACCTTAACAAAAGAGTCACTTGATTGTCTACAGCATGGCTCTGGGCGGCTAATATATTGGTCATCTCTTATTACTCGATTAAGTGATGATTTAGGGACTTCAGAG GCTGAAAGCAAGAGAGGTGATGTGGCAAAATCCATCCACTGCTACATGGTACAGGAAAGTGTATCCAGAGAAGAAGCTCAAAATCACATAAAGAGCTTAATCAGCTATTCATGGAAGAAACTGAATGGGGAGTGTGCCAAAAACTCCCTGCCAAAATCGATCGTGAAGATGTCATTGAACATGGCGCGCACTTCTCTATTCATCTTCCAACGTGGTGATGGTATTGGCACATCGACGGGGTCTATGAAAGATCATTTAACCTCACTAATTGTCAAACCTATCCCTATTGAATGTTGA